In the genome of Holophagales bacterium, the window TTTCCGAGGAGGTCGTGGAGCCGCCGGGCCTCGGCGATCGTCCCTTCGATGTCGAGGGCGAGGCTCGGGAGGACCTCGAGGGAGATCCAGCCGTCCTCGGCGTTGGCGGCGTGCTGGGCGGCGAAGAGGTCGGCCCCCGCGGCGATGTCGCCGCGCGTGAGGTCGTCGTAGACCTCGAAGGCATCCTTGCCCTCGTCGGCGAGGTGCTCGATCCGGCTCTCGTAGTCGCCGTCGCCCTTGCCGATGGCCTGGGCGAAGATCGTCGGGTTCGACGTGACGCCGTAGATGGCACCCGCCTCGATCCGTCCGGCGAGCTCTCCCGTGGCGATCATGCGGGCCGAGATGCTGTCGAGCCAGACGGCCTGGCCACGCTTCCGGTAGTCGACGGAGCGGTTCATGAGGAACCTCCTGGGGTTCGGAACGGAAGGACCGTCCCCGGTTTTGAGGTGATCCTATCTTCTCCCGCGCCCCGTGTCCGCGCCGCCCGCCCGGGAAAGCGCTCGTTCGATATCCATTCGAGGTTTCGCGCTACGCTTGCCGATCGATGAGCCGGCTCGCTCTCTCCCCTCCTCCTCGCGGCGGCTGTCTCCTCCCCCGTCAGGGGGTGCAGAGCTCGCCGCCGTCCCTCCCGCCCCCTTCCCTTCGAGGACGTCCTCCGGGCCGCCGCCGAACGCGCCCCGCTCGCCGCCGCCTCCGCCGCGCGGCGGGACGCCTCGGACGCGAGCGCCACGAAGGCCCGCCGGCTGCCGAACCCGGAGGCGACGGTGCGCGTGGAGAACTGGCGCCGAGGCACCGACGCCCACCCGTTCGACGCGCAGGCCGACCTCGACGTCGTCGCCGAGCTGTCGCAGCCGCTGCCCGTCTTCGGGACGTGGTCGTCGCGCCGGGACGAGGCCGCCGCGCTGTCGCGGGCCGCGCGGGCCACGTCGCGCGGCGAGGTCGAGACGGTCGTCCTCGAGGCGGCGCGCCTCTACCTGGGATCGGTGCGCGGCCGGGACCTCGTCGCCGCCCTGACCGAGAGCCGCGACGTCCTCGGAACGATGATCGCGACCGTGGAGAAACGGGTCGCCGAGGGGTGGTCGGCCGAGGGCGACCTCCTGAAGCTGAGGGCCGAGCACGCCCGCTCCGAGGCGCTCCTGGCCCGCGCGACGCTCGAGCTCGACGACGCCGCGGCGCGGCTGGCCGCCCTCCTCGGCGAGGAGGTGCCGGTCGACCCGGCGCGGCTCGCGATGCCCCGGGTCCCGGCCCTGCCCGAGGGGGAGGCCGAGGTACTCGGCCGGGAGGCGGCCGGCCGCGCGCACGCTCTCCACCCGGGCCGAAGCCGCGACCTCGGGCCTCCTCGGCGCCGCCCTCGGCGCCCGCGGCGCCGCCCGCGCCTCGTTCCGCGAGGGGGTCTCGGAGGTCCTTCCCCTCGTCGACGCCGAGCGTGTCACCGCCGAGGCCGTGCGGGAGACGCTCGACCTGGCCGTCGACGCCCGCCTCGCAACTCTCGCCGCCCGCTTCGCCCTCGGACAGGAGGTTCTCCCTTGAGCAGTCCCGAAGCGCCCACCCGGTACCCCGGAACCCGAAAGCTTCTGGAAGCGCCACCAGCGGCACATGCCGCGCCGGCTCCCCCGGGTCCTCCTGGCCGTGGGCCTCCTGCTCGTGCCCGCCGTCGTCGTGGTGAGGATCTTCACGGCGAAGCCGGTGGACGAGTCCGTCCCCGCGACGGCGCCGACCGACGCCGTGACGCTCGGCGAGAAGTCGGTCTCGCTGGCGGGGATCGAGGTGGTCGAGGCGAAGGGCGTGACCCGGGCGGCGACGTTCGACGCGCCTGCCGTCCTCGCCCTCGACGAGACGCGGACGGCGCGGATCGGGTCGCTCGTGGAGGGCGACGTCGTCCGGATCCTGTCCGAGGTGGGCTCCCGCGTCGGGCGCGGCGCCGTCCTCGCGGAGCTCAACAGCCGGGTCGTCCACGACGCCTGGGCCGACTACCGCAAGGCTGTCTCCGAGCGCCGCCGCCGCGAGACGGAGCTGGCGTGGGCGACGCAGGCGGCGGAACGGGCCGGGCGCCTGCACGAGCAGAAGGCGCTCTCGCTCCAGGAGCGGCAGCGCGCCGAGACCGACCAGGTGGCCGCCCGGGAGGAGCTGGACCAGACGAGGACGGAGGTGCGGCGCGCCGAGGAGGCGCTCGAGCACCTCGGCGTGACGAACAAGGAAGACCCGACGGGCGAGACCGGGGAATCGGTCCCTGTCCGGGCGCCGCTCGCCGGCGTCGTCCTCGAGAAGAACGTGACCGCCGGGACCACCGTCACGCCCGGGACGCTCCTCTTCGTCGTGAGCGACCTGACCGGGCTCTGGGCCATGGCCGAGGTGGACGAGACGCGGATTCCGCTCGTCGCCGCCGGACGGCCGGCGAAGGTCCACGTGGCCGCGTGGCCCGACCGGGCGTTCGACGCGCAGGTGACGTTCGTCGGCGACGCGGTGAACCCGAAGACGCGCCGCGTGACGGTGCGCTGCCAGGTGCCGAACCCGGGCGGGCTCCTCAAGCCCGAGATGTACGCCCGCGTCGCCCTCGGCGAGTCGGCGCCGCGCCCGATGGTCGTCGTTCCCGAGGCGGCGATCCAGGAGATGGACGGCAAGCCGTACGTCTTCGTGGCGGGAGCGAAGGGGCGCTTCGAGAAGCGCGAGGTCGCCCTCGGCGCGTCGAGCGAGGGCCTCGTCGAGATCCGCTCCGGCGTCGCGGCCGGGGAGAAGGTGGCGACCCAGGGGAGCTTTCTCCTGAAGTCTCAGCTCCTTTCGGCGTCCGCCCCGGCGGAGGAGTGAGGTGAGCGGCAGCGAACGGGGCCACCGGCACCGCGCCGAGGCGGAGACCGGCCCGCGCCCGAAGGGGATCGAGCGGTTCGTGGCCGGCGCGTACCGCCGGCGGATGGCCGTCCACGCGATGGTCGGGTTCCTCGTCCTCTCGGGCCTCTGGGCCTGGAACGAGCTCCCCGTCGAGGCGTTCCCCGACCTGACGAACAACCAGGCCGTCGTCGTCACCGAGGCGCCCGGCCTCTCGGCGACCGAGGTCGAGCAGCAGGTGACCTACCCGATCGAGACGGCGCTGATGGGCGTGCCGCGCTCGCAGGAGGTCCGCTCGCTCTCGAAGTTCGGCCTCTCCATCGTGACGATCGTCTTCGACGACGACGTGCCGGTCTACTTCGCGCGGCAGCTCGTGGCCGAGCGGGTGAACGACGCCCGCGCGCGCCTCCCCGAGGGGACCGAGCCGGCGCTGGGCCCGGTGGCGACCGCCTTCGGCGAGATCTACCAGTACCTCATCGAGGGAGACGTCGCCGACCCGATGACGAAGAAGGCGCTGCAGGACTGGGACGTCCGCACGCGCCTGCGCGCCGTGCGCGGCGTCTCGGAGATCAACTCGTGGGGCGGCCAGACGAAGGAGTTCCACGTCCTCGTCGACCCGCGCAAGCTGGACCGCTTCGGCCTCCCGCTCCGGCAGGTCGTGACGGCCCTCTCCGAGAACAACGCGACCTTTTCCGGCGGCTTCATCGAGCACCGCTCGGAACGCTTCACCGTCCGCGGGCTGGGCCTCGCCACCGGGATCGAGGACCTGAAGCGGATCGTCGTGGCCACGGTCGACAGCGTCCCGGTCTTCGTCTCCGACGTGGCCGACGTGGGCGTCGGCGAGATGCCGAGGAGCGGCGCCGTGACCCGCGACGGCAAGGGCGAGAGCGTCGCGGGAATGGTCATCATGCTCCAGGGGGAGAACGGCAAGAGGATTGCCGAGCGGGTGAAGGCGAAGGTGAAGGAGATCGCCGAGAGCCTGCCGAAGGGGCTCTCGATCGTCCCGTTCTACGACCAGAGCGAGGTCATCGACCGGACGTCCCACACGGTGCGCAAGAACCTCCTCGAGGGGTCGCTCCTCGTCGTCCTCGTCCTCTTCATCTTCCTGAAGGACCTCCGCGCCGCGCTCGTCGTGGCGGCCGTGATCCCGCTCTCGATGCTCGTCGGCTTCCTCGGGATGAAGATCTTCGGCGTCTCGGCGAACCTGATGTCGCTCGGCGCGATCGACTTCGGCCTCATCGTCGACGGCGCCGTCGTCATGATCGAGAACTTCATCCGGCGCAAGACCGAGAAGGGGGCCGAGCCGCGCCGGGCGAGGACCCGCCAAGAAGCACGAGACGTTCATCGGGGCCGCCGCCGTCGAGGTGGCGAGGCCGATCCTCTTCGGCGTCCTGATCATCATCGCGGTCTACCTGCCGATCTTCACGCTCGAGGGGCTCGAG includes:
- a CDS encoding efflux RND transporter periplasmic adaptor subunit; translated protein: MPRRLPRVLLAVGLLLVPAVVVVRIFTAKPVDESVPATAPTDAVTLGEKSVSLAGIEVVEAKGVTRAATFDAPAVLALDETRTARIGSLVEGDVVRILSEVGSRVGRGAVLAELNSRVVHDAWADYRKAVSERRRRETELAWATQAAERAGRLHEQKALSLQERQRAETDQVAAREELDQTRTEVRRAEEALEHLGVTNKEDPTGETGESVPVRAPLAGVVLEKNVTAGTTVTPGTLLFVVSDLTGLWAMAEVDETRIPLVAAGRPAKVHVAAWPDRAFDAQVTFVGDAVNPKTRRVTVRCQVPNPGGLLKPEMYARVALGESAPRPMVVVPEAAIQEMDGKPYVFVAGAKGRFEKREVALGASSEGLVEIRSGVAAGEKVATQGSFLLKSQLLSASAPAEE
- a CDS encoding efflux RND transporter permease subunit translates to MSGSERGHRHRAEAETGPRPKGIERFVAGAYRRRMAVHAMVGFLVLSGLWAWNELPVEAFPDLTNNQAVVVTEAPGLSATEVEQQVTYPIETALMGVPRSQEVRSLSKFGLSIVTIVFDDDVPVYFARQLVAERVNDARARLPEGTEPALGPVATAFGEIYQYLIEGDVADPMTKKALQDWDVRTRLRAVRGVSEINSWGGQTKEFHVLVDPRKLDRFGLPLRQVVTALSENNATFSGGFIEHRSERFTVRGLGLATGIEDLKRIVVATVDSVPVFVSDVADVGVGEMPRSGAVTRDGKGESVAGMVIMLQGENGKRIAERVKAKVKEIAESLPKGLSIVPFYDQSEVIDRTSHTVRKNLLEGSLLVVLVLFIFLKDLRAALVVAAVIPLSMLVGFLGMKIFGVSANLMSLGAIDFGLIVDGAVVMIENFIRRKTEKGAEPRRARTRQEARDVHRGRRRRGGEADPLRRPDHHRGLPADLHARGARGEDVQADGDHRLLGDPRLAPPLVHRRSRRLGARPEGDDARARRGVVPAPAPLLRRPPRRRDGPPARTLGVALAVVVVALASIPFLGSEFMPRLDEGAILIESRKLPSVSLPESVEISTKLERIVATFPEVKQVVTKIGRPDVATEAMGIYQGDVYVNLHPRDEWKSRWTKES